Proteins encoded together in one Shewanella oneidensis MR-1 window:
- a CDS encoding SDR family oxidoreductase, translating to MHILVLGGSGGIGQAMVNKLGETYPEATIHATYKHHRPDTGRDDCVIWHQLDITLEEEIKQLSQNIPQLDWLINCIGMLHTEDKGPEKSLQTLDGDFFLDNIKLNTLPSMLLAKHFSHALKQSNSARFAVISARVGSISDNRLGGWYSYRASKAALNMFLKTLSIEWQRSIKHCVVLSLHPGTTDTPLSKPFQQSVPKDKLFTPEYVAQCLVGIIANATPTQTGTFLAYDGVELPW from the coding sequence ATGCATATTCTAGTACTGGGCGGCAGCGGTGGTATAGGTCAAGCGATGGTCAATAAGCTTGGCGAAACCTATCCCGAGGCCACAATTCATGCGACCTATAAACATCATAGGCCAGATACTGGGCGAGACGATTGCGTTATCTGGCATCAGTTGGATATCACCCTTGAGGAGGAAATTAAGCAACTGAGTCAAAACATTCCCCAATTAGATTGGCTAATCAATTGTATTGGCATGCTGCACACCGAGGATAAGGGACCAGAAAAAAGCTTACAGACCCTCGATGGGGATTTTTTCCTAGATAATATCAAGCTAAATACCCTTCCCAGCATGCTGCTGGCAAAACACTTCAGCCATGCCTTAAAACAAAGTAACTCAGCAAGATTTGCGGTGATTTCGGCGAGAGTCGGCAGCATTAGCGATAACAGATTAGGTGGTTGGTACAGCTATCGCGCCTCCAAAGCGGCGCTGAATATGTTCCTCAAAACGTTATCGATTGAATGGCAAAGAAGCATCAAACACTGCGTGGTGCTGTCACTGCATCCCGGCACCACGGATACACCATTATCCAAACCTTTTCAGCAGAGTGTGCCCAAAGATAAATTGTTTACACCAGAGTATGTTGCCCAGTGTTTAGTGGGTATTATTGCCAATGCCACCCCAACTCAAACAGGAACATTTTTGGCCTACGATGGGGTAGAACTGCCTTGGTAG
- a CDS encoding cryptochrome/photolyase family protein has protein sequence MQLQQQLQHFHTVRLILGDQLNAEHTWYQQVDPKVLYLIAELHQENTYVTHHVQKICAFFSAMAQFASELGAAGHQVRYLTLDDTQDFADLNALLQYYVAETGAIKFEYQRPDEYRLLAQLSQLKLANAVVNCVDTEHFLFPFDEIDREFPQGQHRLMEHFYRRMRKRFNILMTDVKPVGGQWNFDVNNRQKLKSQDIKSLPTPLMFGHNVQDILARLQRHGINTMGKADTHLLWPINRAQSLELLQYFCEYCLPAFGRFQDAMTQQHPAQWSLYHSRLSFSLNAKLISPLEVINAVIEHYHANPFIEIAQVEGFVRQILGWREYVRGIYWANMPKYASINALEATRKLPDYFWHGKTRMNCLHHALSQSLDFAYAHHIQRLMVIGNFCLLTEIAPDEVDKWYLGVYVDAIEWVEMPNTRGMALFADGGIVGTKPYAASGSYINKMSDYCGSCHYKIKERSGESACPLNSLYWRFMDKHRAQLTHNPRIAMLYRTWDNTEKSVKQAILATAEQHLAQLERL, from the coding sequence ATGCAATTACAGCAGCAATTACAGCACTTCCATACGGTTAGGCTGATTTTGGGCGATCAGCTTAATGCCGAGCATACTTGGTATCAGCAAGTCGACCCTAAGGTGCTGTATTTAATCGCAGAATTGCATCAAGAAAATACCTATGTGACGCACCATGTGCAAAAGATCTGTGCGTTCTTTAGTGCCATGGCGCAGTTTGCCAGCGAGCTTGGCGCTGCGGGGCATCAAGTGCGTTACCTCACCCTCGACGATACCCAAGACTTTGCCGATCTTAATGCCTTACTCCAATACTATGTCGCCGAAACGGGGGCGATTAAGTTTGAATATCAACGGCCTGACGAATATCGACTCCTCGCGCAATTAAGCCAGTTGAAGTTGGCCAATGCCGTTGTGAATTGCGTCGATACTGAGCACTTTTTATTCCCCTTTGACGAGATTGATAGGGAATTTCCCCAAGGGCAACACAGGCTGATGGAGCATTTTTATCGGCGAATGCGCAAAAGATTCAATATCTTAATGACGGATGTCAAGCCCGTTGGCGGACAGTGGAATTTTGATGTCAACAACAGGCAAAAACTTAAATCCCAAGATATCAAATCTTTACCTACACCCTTGATGTTTGGCCACAATGTACAAGATATTCTCGCTCGCCTTCAACGCCATGGGATTAATACTATGGGCAAGGCGGATACGCATTTACTCTGGCCGATAAACCGCGCGCAAAGCCTCGAATTACTTCAGTATTTTTGTGAATACTGCCTACCCGCATTTGGCCGCTTTCAAGATGCGATGACCCAGCAACATCCAGCGCAGTGGAGCCTGTATCACAGTCGGCTGTCCTTTAGCCTAAACGCTAAACTTATCAGCCCATTAGAAGTGATCAATGCGGTGATTGAGCACTATCATGCCAACCCTTTTATTGAGATAGCCCAGGTCGAAGGCTTTGTTCGGCAAATCCTCGGCTGGCGTGAATATGTGCGCGGCATCTATTGGGCGAATATGCCAAAGTACGCCAGCATTAATGCCCTCGAGGCCACGCGCAAGCTGCCCGACTACTTTTGGCATGGCAAGACTCGAATGAATTGCCTGCACCACGCCTTATCTCAGTCACTGGATTTTGCCTATGCCCATCATATTCAACGCTTAATGGTGATTGGCAACTTCTGTTTATTGACCGAAATCGCCCCCGATGAAGTGGATAAATGGTACTTAGGCGTGTATGTGGATGCGATTGAATGGGTCGAAATGCCCAACACTCGCGGCATGGCGCTATTCGCCGATGGCGGTATTGTCGGCACTAAACCCTATGCCGCAAGCGGCAGTTATATCAATAAAATGAGTGATTACTGCGGCAGTTGTCATTACAAGATAAAAGAACGTAGCGGCGAATCAGCCTGCCCATTGAACAGCCTGTATTGGCGCTTTATGGATAAACACCGCGCGCAGCTCACCCATAATCCACGCATCGCCATGCTGTACCGCACTTGGGATAACACTGAGAAGTCGGTTAAACAGGCAATTTTGGCCACTGCGGAACAGCATCTAGCGCAACTTGAACGGCTATAA
- a CDS encoding alkaline phosphatase D family protein, with the protein MLRHCDTSHFTLWFVSREPLTELQLVLGEQSYGLAEEEVHCIPLGKHAFQYLISLSRPHLLTPNSSIFYRVSAKGIGDIFNGVNGLHYSGADSPHVYFCTELKQVWHGSCRNPHHHSEDALVAADTKLAQLIDGDPQQRPALLMLSGDQVYVDDVAGPMLCAIGQVIEKLGLHHETFSGANISGSESISYQADSLYLRHKTLLPRTEYSAKTALWRWYVNHPIFTSSIAENHLVSLSEMIAQYLLTWSPELWELLDLPKDVDGLSLANKLRWQKEWQNLLAFKAGLTQVRRLMAHIPVYMMFDDHDITDDWNLTTKWEQAAYGHAFSKRIIGNALIAYTLFQGLGNAPRKFNAEVRPKLDAFFNRPEPNTQDALIDILLTFEQWHYTLDTSPKLVVLDTRTRRWRSESNLAKPSGLMDWEALMDLQQALLGQSKVIIVSPAPMFGVKVIEAVQRMATLIGASLLVDAENWMAHPGAANALLSIFMHRKTPEQFVILSGDVHYSFAYDINIRFRRSSPNIYQITCSGIKNQFPEKLLPLFDKLNGWLYGHFSPLNLFTKRKRMSLRGRRPNGERSKRLVNRSGIGILVLADNGEPTKIAVLHGDMSETRFEPPRQE; encoded by the coding sequence ATGCTGCGCCACTGCGATACCTCGCACTTTACCCTCTGGTTTGTGAGCCGCGAGCCATTAACCGAATTACAACTGGTCTTAGGGGAGCAAAGTTATGGGTTAGCTGAGGAAGAAGTGCATTGCATCCCACTCGGCAAGCACGCCTTTCAATATTTGATTAGCCTGTCTCGCCCTCATCTGCTCACACCTAACTCGAGCATTTTTTACCGCGTATCAGCTAAGGGGATTGGCGATATTTTCAATGGTGTCAACGGATTGCACTATAGCGGTGCCGACTCACCCCATGTTTACTTTTGCACCGAACTCAAACAGGTATGGCACGGCTCATGTCGCAACCCCCACCACCACAGCGAGGATGCCTTAGTCGCCGCAGATACTAAGCTAGCACAGCTTATCGATGGAGATCCGCAGCAGCGCCCAGCCCTGTTGATGCTCAGTGGCGATCAAGTTTATGTGGATGATGTGGCTGGCCCCATGTTATGCGCCATTGGTCAGGTGATCGAAAAACTCGGCCTGCACCATGAAACCTTTAGTGGCGCCAATATTTCGGGAAGTGAATCAATCAGTTATCAAGCCGATAGCTTGTACTTACGCCATAAAACCTTGTTGCCACGCACCGAATATTCCGCTAAAACCGCACTCTGGCGCTGGTATGTCAATCATCCGATTTTTACCTCATCCATCGCAGAAAACCATTTAGTTAGCCTGAGTGAAATGATCGCCCAGTATCTACTCACTTGGTCGCCAGAGCTATGGGAGCTACTTGATTTACCCAAGGATGTCGACGGCCTTTCGCTGGCAAATAAGCTGCGGTGGCAAAAGGAATGGCAAAACTTGCTGGCCTTTAAAGCGGGACTCACTCAGGTTAGGCGCCTTATGGCGCATATTCCCGTGTATATGATGTTTGATGACCATGATATTACCGATGATTGGAATCTCACCACCAAGTGGGAGCAGGCCGCCTACGGCCATGCCTTTTCTAAACGAATAATTGGTAACGCCTTGATTGCCTATACCTTATTCCAAGGGTTAGGTAATGCACCGCGTAAATTTAATGCAGAAGTTCGCCCAAAGTTGGATGCGTTTTTCAATCGCCCCGAGCCTAACACTCAGGACGCCTTGATTGATATCTTACTGACATTTGAGCAATGGCATTACACCTTAGACACCTCACCCAAGCTGGTTGTACTCGATACTCGCACCCGCCGTTGGCGCAGTGAATCGAATCTTGCCAAACCCTCGGGCTTGATGGATTGGGAAGCCTTGATGGACTTACAACAGGCGCTGCTCGGCCAATCTAAGGTCATTATCGTCTCGCCCGCGCCGATGTTTGGCGTCAAAGTGATTGAAGCGGTGCAACGGATGGCTACCTTGATAGGTGCTTCGCTACTGGTCGATGCGGAAAACTGGATGGCGCATCCGGGCGCTGCCAATGCTTTGCTAAGCATCTTTATGCACCGAAAAACCCCAGAGCAATTCGTCATCCTTTCAGGGGATGTACACTACTCCTTTGCCTATGACATCAACATTCGCTTTCGCCGTAGCAGCCCGAATATTTACCAAATTACCTGCAGTGGGATTAAAAATCAGTTCCCTGAAAAACTATTACCACTTTTCGACAAACTCAATGGTTGGCTTTACGGCCATTTTTCACCGTTAAACCTGTTTACCAAGCGAAAGCGGATGTCATTGCGCGGCAGACGACCAAATGGCGAACGGAGCAAGCGTTTAGTCAACCGCAGCGGCATAGGTATTTTGGTATTAGCGGATAATGGCGAGCCCACTAAAATTGCCGTATTACATGGGGATATGAGCGAAACTCGGTTCGAACCACCAAGGCAAGAGTAG
- a CDS encoding sensor histidine kinase, with translation MVKILGANLQAADQVALLRTLGLLLQIGLTLFAADTFGLSLQMEPLMHVFVLEVLYLSLTLALRKPLFAKERGLFIALSLDTLFWISWLYFSGGATNAFISLLLLPIALAAVTLPIWAPWSLTAISTLAYSVMIFTVPESQMQHHGMDMSSHYLGMWFNFVISALVLTTSVALIAKRMRRQDAQLAYMREGQLRQEQLVALGTVSAQMAHQLATPLSTLHLLLDELREETPEPSITLVEMETALGRCEHTLAELRLATESIRDRRQRPQNITELVVGLKQKTQLLMPQTALNWLITCEPKLLEEKQILTDMSLTPAIMALIENAARASVETIGTSQVDISVDCSPSEGQAYLQIRDYGAGIAPSLLPQLGTLLIESPKGLGVALLLSHASLERLGAELILANHPQGGTVAQIRFTLLAPKVPTGEIV, from the coding sequence ATGGTTAAAATTTTAGGAGCGAATCTGCAAGCGGCCGACCAAGTCGCGCTGCTGCGCACCTTAGGGTTATTGCTGCAAATCGGTTTGACGTTGTTTGCCGCCGATACCTTTGGCCTGAGTTTGCAAATGGAGCCGCTCATGCACGTTTTTGTGCTGGAGGTGCTCTATCTTTCGCTCACATTAGCATTACGTAAACCCTTGTTTGCCAAAGAGCGTGGTCTGTTTATCGCCCTAAGTCTGGATACGTTGTTTTGGATTTCTTGGCTGTATTTTTCGGGCGGGGCGACCAATGCGTTTATTTCGCTATTATTATTACCTATCGCCTTGGCCGCGGTCACATTGCCCATTTGGGCCCCTTGGAGCCTGACCGCGATATCAACCCTCGCCTATAGCGTGATGATTTTTACCGTGCCAGAGTCGCAGATGCAGCACCATGGCATGGATATGAGTTCCCACTATTTAGGCATGTGGTTTAATTTTGTGATTTCCGCCTTAGTGCTGACCACCAGCGTGGCGCTGATTGCCAAACGTATGCGCCGTCAGGATGCGCAGCTTGCCTATATGCGTGAAGGGCAGTTAAGACAAGAACAGTTAGTGGCGCTTGGTACTGTGTCAGCACAAATGGCCCATCAATTAGCGACGCCACTCTCAACACTGCATTTATTGCTCGATGAGTTAAGGGAAGAAACTCCTGAACCCTCAATAACCTTAGTTGAAATGGAAACTGCGCTGGGGCGTTGTGAACATACTTTGGCGGAACTGCGATTGGCTACCGAGTCGATTCGTGACCGTCGTCAGCGGCCTCAAAATATCACTGAGCTGGTGGTCGGATTAAAACAGAAAACCCAGTTATTGATGCCACAAACTGCGCTAAATTGGTTGATAACCTGTGAGCCTAAGCTGCTAGAAGAAAAGCAGATCTTAACCGATATGAGCTTAACTCCCGCGATTATGGCCCTGATTGAAAATGCCGCCCGCGCCAGTGTCGAAACCATAGGTACTTCGCAGGTGGATATAAGCGTCGATTGTTCGCCAAGCGAGGGGCAGGCCTATTTGCAGATCCGTGATTATGGTGCGGGTATCGCCCCCTCATTATTGCCACAATTAGGCACCTTATTAATCGAAAGCCCTAAAGGCTTAGGCGTGGCCTTGTTACTGAGCCATGCCAGTCTTGAGCGTTTAGGCGCGGAGCTTATTTTGGCGAATCACCCCCAAGGCGGCACTGTGGCGCAAATTCGTTTTACACTCTTGGCGCCTAAAGTGCCAACTGGAGAAATAGTATGA
- the hslU gene encoding ATP-dependent protease ATPase subunit HslU — protein MSEMTPREIVHELDAHIIGQKKAKRSVAVALRNRWRRMQLDADFRQEVTPKNILMIGPTGVGKTEIARRLAKLANAPFIKVEATKFTEVGYVGKEVEQIIRDLTDIAIKLTREQQMGKCRQRAEEHAEERILDALLPKPKNDWDDSDSNSNTRQIFRKKLRESQLDDKEIDIDVAQPQIGIEIMSPPGMEEMTNQLQSLFKNMGQAPAKRRKMKIKEAFKLLIEEEAAKLVNQEDLKEQAIELVEQNGIVFLDEIDKICKRGETSGPDVSREGVQRDLLPLVEGCTVTTKHGMVKTDHILFIASGAFQMSKPSDLIPELQGRLPIRVELDALTADDFKRILTEPHASLTEQYIALMATEGVIIEFTESGIESIAKAAWQVNERTENIGARRLHTVMEKLMEDISYEASDKSGSSFVIDADYVSAHLDNLVQDEDLSRFIL, from the coding sequence ATGTCTGAAATGACCCCCCGTGAGATTGTCCACGAGCTGGATGCACATATCATTGGCCAGAAAAAGGCCAAGCGCTCCGTTGCCGTCGCCCTACGTAACCGCTGGCGCCGCATGCAACTGGATGCCGACTTCCGTCAAGAAGTCACCCCAAAAAACATTCTGATGATTGGCCCAACGGGCGTAGGTAAAACTGAAATAGCCCGCCGCTTAGCCAAACTCGCCAACGCGCCATTTATCAAGGTTGAAGCCACTAAGTTCACCGAAGTGGGTTACGTGGGTAAAGAAGTCGAGCAAATCATCCGTGATTTAACCGACATCGCCATCAAGCTGACCCGCGAGCAGCAAATGGGCAAATGCCGCCAACGCGCAGAAGAACACGCTGAAGAGCGCATTCTTGATGCCCTGCTGCCTAAGCCGAAAAACGACTGGGACGACAGCGACAGCAACTCCAATACCCGTCAAATCTTCCGCAAGAAGCTGCGCGAAAGCCAATTAGATGACAAAGAAATCGATATCGACGTGGCACAGCCGCAAATTGGTATTGAAATCATGTCGCCACCTGGCATGGAAGAAATGACCAACCAACTGCAAAGCCTGTTTAAAAACATGGGCCAAGCACCGGCCAAACGTCGCAAGATGAAGATCAAAGAAGCCTTTAAGCTGTTGATCGAAGAAGAAGCGGCTAAGCTGGTAAATCAAGAAGATTTAAAAGAGCAAGCCATTGAATTGGTTGAGCAAAACGGTATCGTGTTCCTCGACGAAATCGACAAAATCTGTAAGCGTGGCGAAACCTCAGGCCCAGACGTTTCTCGCGAAGGGGTACAGCGCGACCTATTACCTTTAGTCGAAGGCTGCACGGTAACCACTAAACACGGCATGGTGAAAACCGACCATATTCTGTTTATCGCCTCGGGCGCATTCCAGATGTCGAAACCATCGGATTTAATCCCTGAGCTACAAGGCCGTTTACCGATCCGCGTTGAGCTAGATGCGCTTACAGCCGATGATTTTAAACGCATTTTAACTGAGCCACACGCTTCACTGACAGAACAATATATCGCACTGATGGCGACCGAAGGTGTGATTATTGAGTTTACCGAATCAGGCATTGAGAGCATTGCCAAGGCGGCATGGCAAGTGAACGAGCGCACCGAAAACATTGGTGCCCGTCGTCTGCATACCGTGATGGAAAAGCTGATGGAAGATATCTCCTATGAGGCTTCTGACAAGTCTGGCAGCTCATTTGTGATTGATGCCGATTATGTGAGTGCTCACTTAGATAATCTGGTTCAAGACGAAGACTTAAGCCGCTTTATCCTCTAA
- a CDS encoding IS256-like element ISSod4 family transposase: protein MTQPFNFEQALKDLQSGKSLTGKDSILGPLIKQLTEAALQAELEQHLAHDPQPNRKNGKTPKTIKHPSGNFELDAPRDRNGTFEPQLIKKNQTTLTDEIERKVLSMFSIGMSYRDINQHVEDMYGLNVSNATVSAITDKLIPELKAWQQRPLDSHYPIVWLDAIHYKVKEDGRYVSKAVYTLLALNMKGKKEILGLHLSENEGANYWLSVLTDLNNRGVKDILIACVDGLTGFPEAIASIFPHTETQLCVIHQIRNSMKYVASKNQKAFMADLKPVYRAVSKEAAEMALDELEAKWGDAYPLVINSWRRKWHNLSHYFKYPEHIRKVIYTTNAVEAVHRQFRKLTKTKGAFPNENSLLKLLYAGILNASDKWTMPIHNWSLCLSQLAIYFEGRLDSVLEI, encoded by the coding sequence ATGACCCAACCTTTTAACTTCGAACAAGCCCTTAAAGATCTGCAATCAGGTAAAAGCCTCACAGGTAAAGACAGCATTCTTGGCCCACTGATCAAGCAACTCACTGAAGCGGCTCTCCAAGCTGAGCTTGAGCAGCATTTAGCGCATGATCCTCAGCCTAATCGTAAAAATGGCAAAACCCCTAAGACCATTAAGCATCCGTCCGGTAACTTTGAGTTAGACGCGCCTAGAGACCGCAATGGCACCTTTGAGCCTCAGTTGATTAAGAAAAATCAAACTACACTAACCGATGAAATCGAACGTAAAGTGTTATCGATGTTCAGTATAGGTATGAGCTATCGCGATATTAATCAACATGTTGAAGATATGTATGGGCTCAATGTGTCTAACGCAACAGTCAGTGCTATCACTGACAAACTCATCCCCGAACTTAAAGCGTGGCAACAGCGCCCATTAGATAGCCATTATCCTATCGTTTGGCTTGATGCGATACATTATAAAGTCAAAGAGGATGGGCGTTACGTCAGTAAAGCCGTTTACACATTGTTAGCGCTTAATATGAAAGGAAAAAAGGAAATTTTGGGGCTTCACTTGTCCGAAAATGAAGGCGCTAATTACTGGCTATCCGTACTGACCGATCTTAATAATCGTGGTGTAAAAGATATTCTTATCGCCTGTGTTGACGGCTTGACCGGTTTCCCTGAGGCCATAGCCAGTATCTTCCCTCATACGGAAACACAGCTATGCGTTATCCACCAGATCCGCAACTCAATGAAGTATGTCGCCTCAAAAAATCAGAAAGCGTTTATGGCTGATTTAAAGCCTGTGTATCGAGCCGTGAGTAAAGAAGCCGCAGAGATGGCATTGGACGAACTGGAGGCCAAATGGGGTGATGCTTATCCGTTGGTAATCAACTCTTGGCGTCGCAAATGGCATAATTTGTCCCATTATTTTAAGTACCCAGAACATATCAGGAAAGTGATTTACACGACCAATGCGGTTGAGGCTGTACATCGCCAATTTAGAAAGCTCACCAAAACCAAAGGTGCATTTCCTAATGAAAATAGCTTGTTGAAGCTACTTTACGCAGGCATATTAAACGCCTCAGATAAATGGACCATGCCAATCCACAATTGGAGCCTTTGTTTATCTCAGTTAGCGATTTATTTTGAAGGACGTTTAGATAGCGTGCTAGAAATTTAA
- a CDS encoding dTDP-4-dehydrorhamnose reductase family protein, giving the protein MANIMVTGATGLLGRAVVKQLTAAGHRVIATGFSCAEANIHKLDLTQAIAVEAFIARERPEVIVHCAAERRPDVSEQSPEQALALNLSASQTLAKAAKQHGAWLLYISTDYVFDGTTPPYAEDAAPNPVNFYGESKLQGETCVLNTDSRFAVLRLPILYGEVTQLSESAVLVLINQLLDSRPQRVDAWAIRSPTSTADIAGAIAKLIKRQLHAADVLGIYHFSSPQTMTKYQMLLSLGELLAIDTAHLTPELTPMDSAKRPQNCTLSCGRLAALGIYSELEFSAGLNQALAQSSAALAAVGLKLKE; this is encoded by the coding sequence ATGGCAAATATCATGGTGACGGGCGCAACCGGATTGCTCGGCAGGGCGGTGGTTAAACAGTTAACTGCCGCAGGGCATCGGGTGATAGCCACCGGCTTTAGCTGCGCCGAAGCGAATATCCATAAACTCGATTTAACCCAAGCGATTGCGGTAGAAGCCTTTATTGCCCGCGAACGGCCAGAGGTTATCGTGCACTGCGCCGCAGAGCGTCGCCCCGATGTGTCTGAGCAGTCTCCGGAACAGGCTTTGGCGCTTAATCTTAGTGCTAGCCAAACCCTAGCTAAGGCCGCTAAACAGCATGGAGCTTGGCTGCTGTATATCTCAACCGACTATGTGTTTGATGGCACAACGCCGCCCTATGCCGAAGATGCCGCGCCCAATCCGGTTAACTTTTATGGTGAGTCTAAATTACAGGGCGAAACCTGTGTGCTGAATACCGACAGCCGTTTTGCGGTATTACGTTTACCGATACTCTACGGCGAAGTGACTCAACTGAGCGAATCTGCGGTATTAGTGTTAATCAATCAATTGTTGGATAGCAGGCCGCAGCGGGTCGATGCTTGGGCTATTCGTTCGCCTACCTCGACGGCGGATATTGCTGGCGCCATCGCTAAGTTGATCAAGCGGCAGTTACATGCTGCCGATGTGTTAGGGATTTATCATTTTAGTTCGCCGCAAACCATGACTAAGTACCAAATGCTACTGAGCTTAGGTGAGTTATTGGCGATTGACACCGCGCATTTAACTCCAGAACTTACACCGATGGATAGCGCTAAAAGGCCGCAGAACTGCACCTTAAGTTGCGGGCGTTTAGCGGCGCTGGGCATTTATTCTGAGTTGGAATTTAGCGCAGGGCTTAATCAGGCGCTCGCTCAATCCAGTGCAGCACTTGCAGCTGTTGGCCTTAAGCTTAAGGAATAA
- a CDS encoding response regulator transcription factor, translated as MKRLLIIEDDQALAGILARRLTRHGFECRLSHDASSALLVARECCPTHILLDMKLAEANGLSLIVPLRNLLPKVVMVLLTGYASIATAVEAIRLGADNYLAKPVDTQTLLAAFELDVHSNNLQEDDVDDSPLNPKRLEWEHIQQVLNANQGNVSATARQLGMHRRTLQRKLLKKPVSETGPLK; from the coding sequence ATGAAACGGCTATTGATTATTGAAGATGATCAAGCGCTTGCAGGTATTTTAGCGCGGCGTTTGACCCGCCATGGGTTTGAATGTCGTTTAAGTCACGATGCCAGTAGTGCCCTGCTGGTGGCGCGGGAGTGTTGCCCAACCCATATCCTGCTGGATATGAAATTGGCCGAGGCCAACGGCCTGAGTTTAATTGTACCGCTGCGTAATTTGTTACCTAAAGTGGTGATGGTGCTACTGACGGGCTACGCCAGCATTGCCACCGCGGTGGAGGCGATTCGTCTTGGCGCGGATAACTATCTGGCTAAACCCGTTGACACCCAAACCCTGTTGGCCGCCTTTGAGCTTGATGTTCATTCCAATAACCTGCAAGAAGATGACGTTGACGACTCGCCGCTTAATCCTAAACGGCTGGAGTGGGAGCATATTCAGCAGGTGCTCAATGCTAATCAGGGCAATGTGTCGGCCACCGCTCGGCAACTGGGTATGCACCGCCGTACCCTACAACGCAAGTTATTAAAGAAACCAGTGAGTGAAACTGGGCCGCTCAAGTAA
- a CDS encoding gamma-butyrobetaine hydroxylase-like domain-containing protein, with protein MTTSTPNVTDLKLKRKSRILEISFDNGEQYQLTCEMLRVYSPSAEVHGHGNPKLVTHKKNVNITRIEPVGNYAVKIVFDDGHDTGLFSWQVLYDLATHQVELWEKYLARLRAEKASREPLIAMNIKYN; from the coding sequence ATGACCACTAGCACACCCAATGTCACCGATCTTAAGCTCAAGCGTAAATCGCGCATTTTAGAAATCAGCTTCGATAACGGCGAGCAATATCAGCTCACCTGTGAGATGTTACGCGTCTATTCCCCCTCCGCCGAAGTGCATGGTCACGGTAATCCTAAGCTGGTCACCCACAAGAAAAACGTCAATATCACCCGCATCGAACCCGTAGGTAACTACGCAGTTAAAATCGTCTTCGACGATGGCCACGATACAGGCCTATTCTCCTGGCAAGTGCTTTATGATCTTGCCACTCACCAAGTGGAATTATGGGAAAAGTACTTAGCACGCCTACGAGCAGAAAAGGCCTCACGCGAACCCCTGATCGCGATGAATATAAAGTACAACTAA